GGGTTGCTcttcggagggccagtgtgggctcaatgggctgaatggcttgcttccacacagtaggggttCTGTGTTTTCTCTTCTTTGCTCCTTAAGGCGATGACCAATGGCAAAATGTGGGAACTTCCTAATAATGCACTTGAGTGTGAGGCTGGACTATGAATATCTGATCATGTAAGTATGGGTCTAGAGGGGGGAATAATTATCAACTGAACATTATCTTATTTTCGCTTGGAGTTCACAAGCATTAATTTTCTAGTGGAATGTAAAATATTAATAGACACCCTGTGGTCATTTGCAGCTGGACTGTTTTGTTTGAGGTCAGCTAAAAGCATTCTGAGACTGTGTGACTCAGGACCACAGCGGAGGAGTGTCTGATGATTGATTTATGTGATCTGTGGCCATCAGCTCTTTTTAGCTCTTAATACCTTGATTCTGTTGCTCTATAAGTGCTGGGATTGTTCATATTTTCCTGAGCTGTTCTTCAGCTAACTTCCAGGCTCCAATCGACTAGGTAACCGAAGGAAACATTACATGGCGAGTGCAGGAAGACAAAGAAATTCTCTCCAACAGCTTGTGtattattttattaaaatattgaAACGGCAGAGGGCTTTGTTTAAGCTCAGTGCTGTACGACTTCACATGGAAGGTAATAATGGTTCATCTTTAATATCCTGCATGCAGCTTTACTTTTTTGTATGTGTTGGCACCTTTTATACTTGCATCCTGTCTCTGCAGAAAATTACACAGAGTGCCTGTGGTGAAGTATCTCCACAGGTTGTAAAAATACAGTCACAAATGCAGTCATTACATCAGCAACACAAATCTGATGGCATTTTAAATGCTGCTCTGTGAAAGCTTTTAAGTGTAGCCAGTTATTTTATTTAGGAAGGGCACTTATTCACAATTATCGTAGAATCTTacagcagaggaggccattcagcccattgtgcctgcaatGGGTTTTAGAAATATTTAGTCAATAAGTCCCATTCCTGGATTTTTCCGACCAGTAAATGAGCCAATCTGAATGTTGCAGATCATTCCTTGGGCTTTGCTGGATTGGTTGGAGAAGTGGCTTTGATGTTACAGTCGGTTGAACCCATCAGATTAAGGGCTGGGTAAcatgggaggcgatggcctgttggtattattgctgaattgctgacccagataatgttctggggacccagtttcgaatcctgctatggcagatggtggaatttgaaatcaataaacaTCTGTAattaagatgaccatgaatcaattgttggaaaaagcaaatctggttcactaaagtcctttagggaaggcactGTTGTGTGTACTCAATCTGGCTTGCATAGCTTGtctgaatccagacccacagcaatgtggttgattcttaactgccctctgggcaattagggatgagcaatcaaTGCTGCCTCGCcattgatgccctcatcccatgaatgaatgaagggaaaAAGAAATCCTAGTTATCATTCTGCAACACTTGTAGAGAAGCCTCCGCGAATAAAGAGCCtgctgactctcactctctggaCTGCAACACTCAGCTGATGTTTTACAAGATAGCATGTACTGCGTAAACTATTCAACCAGCAAGAGATGCCGCATCTTGTGCAGGTGTGGGATGGGGGATTGGGGTAACGGGAACAGAAAAACAATGTGACACTCAACACTGTCACGTCTGAGTCAGTGTTCACATTCCATTCCACAGAGCTGACCACATAATTTAGGCCAAAAAGTGACTGTGAGGATGTGCTGTCTTGTTTGAGGCGTCTTTTCCAAGACAAGATGTCAAACAGAGGCCCTGCCAGATGAATGTAGACTATCCCACATcaggacagaaattgctggagaatctcagcaggtctggcagtgcctaagagagagagaaacagagttaacgtatcaagtccagtgacccttcctcagaacagtaaaTGATTCAGTGTGTTTCCTGACCAATATTTGCCTCTCAATCAACACTACTGTTACTTGACCCTTCCTGAGTGCAACTTGATGgctgcatttctgaaaaaaaatcttaattgaGATTTAAGTGCTCTAGAAGAGTAAAGATGCAATATAATTGCAAGGTATTTCTTTAACCAGTAAACGTACAAAGGCTCAGGTTGGGGGAGAAAAAAATTACTCTTTTACACATGGCAGGCCACCCATCATGTGTACAAATTAAAACCTCCACCTCAGCCAAATAAATGGGCTCGATCCTTCAGACTACAATTTGGCACAGGTTTGCAGAGAGCAGCAAACAtgaatagttctgaggaagcatcactggacctgaaatgtttactcagATTTCTTACCATAGATAATACCAggccttttccagcaattccggTTCTTGTTTCCGGTTTACaacttccacagttctttcggtttttgtgaATGAGTTTTGTGTTTGTCCTGACAGGAGCTGAACAAAGAAAGGAAAGAGGTCATTCTCAAGCTGTTATCTGGACTGCTTGACACCAGCAGCAATCAAATGGGGATTGAGAACACGTTCCCAGATCAGGAGGACATGGAAGAGATGAAAGTGGAAGACAGGTCCCGCTTCAATCCGTTACCACGAGTGCGGAAGGCATCCTGCAAAAACTTCTTCTGGAAAACCTTCACCTCCTGCTAACGTCAGACGATGTCATGTCGCTAGGAACTGATTTAGCACTGTACATAAGCTGGTgtggtttattttctttgtttcttgggGGTTACATTTCTTTCATGCgcaagaaaaattaaaaaaaagcatgaatgtgtgtaattttgctgcaaccTGTATGTATTTCTTTTCCAGCAATGTGGTGCTGCTCGTTCTGTTAGAGCAATAAAAGTGGAGCGGAAATaatcaaatttgatttgattgtttTACTGACTTGTCTTTTCCAAAGCTCCGTTTGAGATCTGTTCAGGGGATTGATGTCTTTAGTGAGAGAGGGAAGTCGTAGTCAAAGCTgtaggggaggcagtggcctggtggtattattggtgggcagatggtggaatttgaattccgtGTAAAGAAAACATTCagccggtgctccagtttcctcccgcagcccaaagatgtgcaggctcggtggattggtcatgctaaattgcccgtagtgttcaggggtgtgtagattgggtgggtgggtttgggtgggacaCTCTGATGGTCATTTGggacttgtcgggctgaagggcccatttccacactgtaggaattctatgaactaTGATCTGTAAAGATGATTGATTgttggaaatacccatctggctcactaatgttcttcaggggaaGGAAACGGTCATTTGCACCTCTcctggcctacacatgattccagaccccatgagaatgtggttgattctcaactgctctctgggctattagaaatggataataaatgctggcttagacaGTGACGTCCTAATCTAAAAAAAAGAATAAGAAAAATATGTACGAAGTAACTGTTATGACACAGGCTGgtgacagagaaaaagagagaggtcATGTAAGAGAGGGTAAGAGCAATAATAGAAGATGAAGAGTGAGTGATAGTGAGAGGTACTTATAACAAAAGAAGGAAAGCCAGAACAAAAGATAGCAAGTCTTGTGCTGGGAACACAACATCAGTGAGGAAGAGAGGCATGGAGGAGATTAAAGCAGTGTGTAAAAGATTAAGGAGCGTAAGAATGGGACATGAGGAGGAGAGCAACCCCAGCTGCTTACAAGTTAAACAGCATGAGAGGGAAAAGTGATGGGGAGAAATAatccatcatagaatccctatggtgtggaaacaggccatttggcccaacaagtccatactggccctcagagcatctcacccaggcccatcctcctataatgtatcaacctaaacatccctgagcactaggggcaatttagcatggccaattcacctaccctgctcatctttggactgtgggagcaagcCCACATGTACACAGgaagactgtgcaaactccacacagacagtcacccaagggtggaatcaaacccaggtccctggctctatgaggcagcagttgtaaccactgagccgctgcgCTGCCCATATTCTTCCTTATCAACATGTCTCCAGTTTCCAGCTGTGCTCACAGGAATCAATAGCAGAGATCTGGGACAATTGAGTTTAATCCTCTCCAAAGAATCCTCATTTGTAAAGACACTGGTTATTTCAATTTCTAGAAATTATAAACTGAATTCACGTTTAGAACAAGAATCCACTCCCACAAATATAAATGCTCAATAGGGGGATGGTAATTTAAAAGAGCCAAATCTAAGATAGCTACATTTCTAAGTACATACATTAATCTCTGCCCATTACCTGTTACAGCCACTTTAAAATGTTAGGCAGAACTTCCTAAAACCTGGCTGCTTGTGAATTGAAACATGCCTTTCGACAAAAAAAGGTTTCAAAAGTCTGCCATCCCTGCTACTATCCTTCATCTATTATCCATTTTGCAAATAATTTCAATAAGTTCATATTCTAAggcaagaccaaagtcatgcccagaagGTGCTTGATAAAAGGCAAATAAATTGAAAACATTGAacgttgaaataaaaacagaaaatcaacTCCAGATCATTCAGCATCTCAAAGAAATAAGGCAGGTTATCAGTGCTACTAACTTTCCCATGAGAAGTTGAGACAAAATCCCATCAAAGCAAACTCACTGTGGATGCTGGTAATCTGATTAAGACAGGAAACACTTGATAAACTcaaaaggtcaggcagcatctgtgggcggagaaactgagttaatatttcaggtcaatagCTTTCCACTGAGATCGGGGAAAAGTTAGAAATGTAATTGTTTTGACGGAAGTGAAATGGAAGAgagtggaaagaaaacaaaatggaagtTCTATGGTAGAATGGAAGACTGGAAATACAAATAAGAGAAAGGCTAGTGCTGCAGAGTTAGACGGAACAGCAATGAGACAAGTAGAGAAAAAAACGATCTGTCTCGAAGAGATGTGAATGGTAGCCTGATAAATAACTGCCGAAATCAAGAGCAAGAGGAAAACACAATTCAGTCTGAAACacgcaaaaaaaattaaacaaaacgaGGACCAAGGTTACAaagtgaaattgttgaactcaatgttgagtgtGGAAGACTGCAAGGGCCTAATCAAAACATGAGGAGTTGTTCCTCGATCTAGAGTAAAACTTCATTCCTGCCAGAGATGAAAGACAGGGAGGTTTCTGTGAAATCAAGGTGGAGAATTACTAAGGCATGCCATTAGAGGCTTTAGGTCATTTTTCATAACTCATTGGCAGTGCACCCCAAAGTGGTCaaccagtctgtgtttggtcctCCCAATGTAGAGCAGCCTgtgttgtgagcagcaaatatggTACGCGAAACAGAACAAAGAAACATATTTCATCAGGAAGAACTGTTTTCAGCATTGGAGAGTGAGGTGAGTTGTGAAAGTGGCAGGTTTTGCATTTCATGTGCTGACAAAGGTGCCATAGGGAGGGGAGGAGATGTTAGGATTGATTGAACAGCTGTCGTGCACGGACAGGTCTTCAGAATACTGAAAGGGGAAAGGATGGAGAGTTATTTTTTGTGCTGTTGCCATGTTTTGTAGTTAATGATTTGAGGTGATTTGCAGTTTATAATCAATTGAATACGAAGGCtggtgagatggagggagaggaCATTGTGAACACTATAGTAGCTCTGGGAAAGATGAGAAGGGATGAGAGCTGATGTTAGCCCTTAAGATTTCAGTAGCAGAGGACTGAATCTGTTAAAATTAATGGATAGAAACTTACAGCAGCAAGTCTATGAGTCTCTGCATGGATGGATAATCAGCAAGAGTTTCTCCCAGTAGCACATGCTGAGAGTGGGAAAAGCAGCCGTCACAATGTGCCACTGTGAGTTCCTATTTAGGATGTTCTGAATGGGGATGAATTGCTCTCACGGAATGGTACTCAAGGAGGCAAAGTCCATGATTACATGTGATTTAGTATGTATTCATCTATGTGTGAGTTATCAAACACAATAAGCATAATCTAAACTGCAGCATCGAAGGAACTGACATCTTTGGGCAGGGCATGTCTTTATAACTCAATCGAATTTTTTGCAGAAGTAACAGCGAGGATTGATGAGGATGATGTGTTAGATGCTGTTCACATGGATTTtggtaaggcctttgacaggtTCTCACATGGCAGATTGGTCAGAAAAATGAAATCCTGTGGAGCACACAGCAATATGTCAATTTAGATCTGAAAGTGTCTCAGTGACAGGTATCAAAGGATGATAGCCTTTGGATTCTTTTATGAATTGAAAAAAGTATTCACTGGCATTCCACAGCACTCAGTGTCAGCCctcttgctgttttttttaaaatctacattAGTTGGATTTATCTGTAGGAAACATGtttgggaaatttgcaggtgtTACAAAAATTGGCCATGTAATTGACAGTGAAAAGAATAATACTGTGTTAGGGATTCAGGACCCTGGAGCAACCTTGTGATGATGTATAGAGCTGCACATGAAAGAGCATGAATAGCACAGGTTAGAACAGGTGAGGAAGATTTAGAGTATATAGATATGAATACACAAAGAAAATGGATTAGCCCTTATCTAGTATTATCAATTATAATAAATAGTGCCAGTTTGAAGTGCAAGCCTGGAAACAGTTCTTGACTTTGCCTGCTCTTTGATCTCTCTGTCTCAAACCCTATCTCATTGTGTGGCATCGAAACATGTGATAAAAGTACTTCAGGATTCACTGCTTAGAAAATAGTAGCAGCAGTGAAGATCAAACAAACAGACCTTAGATTATCTGGAGACAAGAAGAATCCAAAACATGTGTTTTTCAAAGAAGTTGTTCTAAGACCAACTATCAACCAGAAAAGCCATAGACATGGATAACTGGAAAGGAggaaacatctctgaacagaaccCTGTTCTGGGTAAACCAACAGAACAGTGATTGTGAATGATTTACTGGTAATTCTCCATTCATTGCAGAGTGATATGTTTCAGATGATGCACCAAAGACACTTAGGCAGAGCCCAATGCAGAGCAAGAACTCGTGGTGCTGCATGGTGGCCAGGGATATCGAAACAGTTAGAGGAAGCTTCTGATTGGCCAGTATGGGTATGGGCTTGTTCATGTATGAATGTGCCTCTTACCTCATCATAGTTGAATACTATTCATGATAGTTTGAGGTTAAGAAACTGACACCAATCACCACTGTTGTGAAATCTATGGGAGATGACTGCCAATCACGGTATTCCGGATGTCATAGTTTCTGGTAACCGCACACAAGTTGGCTCGTGAGATGTTCGAACCATTTACACCAACTTGTAATGTGGCTTTCAACATGTTACAGGTTTGCTCAGATGCCCTCAGTCTAACTGAGGCAGAACTAATGGCTGAGATGGTGTGTCTAAGGTGgtagagtggctcagtggttagcactgcagcctcactgcagcaggaacccagattcaattccatcctttggtgactgtgtggagtttgcacattctccctgtgtctgcgtgggtttcctccgggtggtttcctcacacagtccaaagatgtggaggttaggtggattggccatgctaagttgtccagtgtccaggaatgtgcaggctaggtggtttaggcATGGGAAGTGAAGAAttatagggataggatagggagATACGTCCAGGTGGGCTGCTCTCAGAGGATCAGtgcacactcaatgggctgaatggcctgcttccatactgttaTGATTCTTTGAGATGGCAAAAAATCCTGTTGAAGAAGAACCCAGGCATTCTTTCTGTCCTGCTGATTTACGatttcctgtttatatttgtctgtgtgtgtgcataagAGGGAGCTTATAAGGGGTTTGGAGTTTTAATTTGGAGCATTACTTAATTTTCTTAATAGTTTGCCTGTAGCTGAAACCTAATGACCTGTAATAAGTGGCGATTTTTGTTAAGGACAGAAACCTGGTCTAAACTTTTGATTAACCTGGACCTGAAAATTAGGTAGTCTGGGGATATTGCATATTTCTTATGACTTCAGGAATAAAGG
The sequence above is a segment of the Stegostoma tigrinum isolate sSteTig4 chromosome 28, sSteTig4.hap1, whole genome shotgun sequence genome. Coding sequences within it:
- the LOC125466550 gene encoding somatostatin-2, giving the protein MQLLGTASFVSILLIVSSVKATAPLEDRLSLQANQELNKERKEVILKLLSGLLDTSSNQMGIENTFPDQEDMEEMKVEDRSRFNPLPRVRKASCKNFFWKTFTSC